A stretch of DNA from Microtus pennsylvanicus isolate mMicPen1 chromosome 20, mMicPen1.hap1, whole genome shotgun sequence:
TTTAGCTGGGTCCGCTAGTCCAGGTCTGTAATCTAAACTATTTAGGAGGCTGAGTGACATAGGGGGACCTTGATTACCAGACCAACCTGAGTAACTTGGCaagatttcattttacaaataattGAAACCAAGTATGATGATTAGCGCTGGTAGATTTAAACACACAGGAACTGAAGCGGGAAAATGGTTAGTCTGAGATCAACCTAGGCCAGGAtgacaaaattatatatagttTAAGAACAGAATAGAGAAGCTGGGCGTGGTGTCTCCCACCCATAATTCTGGCCTTTGGAGACTAAAGCGGGATTGCTGCAAACTCAAGACCACAGAAACCTcctccccaaacaacaacaaaaatagaaagacaaAGGCCTCGTTGGGCTAAACAGAGAGCGGCTGAGTCTTTACCAACAAAAACAAGGAAGATTGTTTTTGCCCGACCCTCGGCGGGGGCGGATCAGGCCCCACGCGTGCTTCCCCGGCTCTCCGCCCACGctgccccccccccgcttccGGTCCCCAGCTGCCCACGCTTCAGCCCCGCCTCCTGCACGAGGTCTCGCCCCGCTCCTCCCACTGTCCCCGCCCAACTCCCGGTTTCCGCCAATTGCCGCCTTGGTCCCGCCTCCCGCCCCCGCCCCTCGACCCGTGCCTTTCCCCATCCGGGTTTCTTTCTCTCGTGCTGTCTTGCAAGCATGGAGCTGCACGGTGAGCGCGTCTCTGCTCCCGCAGCTTCGTCGTCTTCTGGGGATCGCTCGCAGGTCACGGTGTCCAGGGAGCTCCTGACCGCGGGGAGCTCGGGTTCGCGAGGTGAGCGGCGGTGGAGGGACCTCTGGGCTGGCGGGGCCCGGGACGCTCCGGAGGGCGGGGTACTGTGGCGCCCAGGGCTCTGGGGCCAGGGATGCCTAGGACACCGGGGCGCTCCTGGGGATCGGGAATGCTTCGGAAGGCGGGGATGCTGCGGAGTCCGGGACGCTCCGGAGGGCGAGGTACTGTGGAGCCCGGGGCTCCGGGGCCAGGGATGCCTAAGAGGCCGGGGCACTCCGGGCCCGGGGATGCCTAGGAGCCCGGGACGCTGTGGGGCCGGGGCGCTCTTGGGGACCGGGAATGTTTCCGGAGGCGGGTATGCTGCGGAGCCCGGGACGCTCCGGAGGCCGTGGTATTGTGGAGCCCGCGACGCTCCGGAGGCCGTGGTACTGCGGAGCCCGGGGTGCCTGGGAGACCGGGGTGCTCCGGGGGACCGGGAATGCTCCGGGGCGCGGGGAGGCGGGGATGTCTAGGAGCCCGGGACGCTCCGGAGGCCGAGGTACTGCGGAGCCCTGGGTTCCGGGGCCAGGGGTGCCTGGGAGACAGGGGTGCTCCGGGGGACCGGGAATGCTCCGGGGCGCGGGGAGGCGGGGATGTCTAGGAGCCCGGGACGCTCCGGAGGCCGAGGTACTGCGGAGCCCGGGGTTCCGGGGCCAGGTATGCCTAGGAGCCCGGGACGCTATGGGGCCGGAGTTGTTGCGGAGCCCTGGATACTGAGAAGCCTGAGGCGTTGaggggggggcggggcggggcgggcgggCATGCTGAGGAGCACGGGGCGCTCCCGGGTAGCGGGTAGGCGGGGATACTGTAGAGCCTTGGAACTTGGGGGGCGGGGATGCTGAGGAGTCAGAGATGTTCCGGGGGCGGGGACACGTGGCCCGGGGGCGGGGGGAGTGTTCCGAGGAGACCGGAACACTGTTAGGGGTCGCTGGGGGTTGTCGGTGATACAGGCCGGGCAGTTCTTAGGGAATGCTACAGGGAAAACCTGGGATAGCTTGGCCAGGATGGTAGGTACCATTTTTAATATTCGTTTTAGGCGCGCCCTCCTCATTGTCACCTTGGTGGAGGGAGACGCGTGTGCGGGAAATCCTCTCAGCATTTCAGATAGTGTGGTACAGAAGAGAAAAGCATGGGTTCAGCCAGGTGTGGGGGCTCAGACCTaaatccagcatttgggagccagAGGCGGGCGGAGGGAGACAGAATGGAAATTGTAGGTTCAAATCCCTACTCCGCAGTGGGACTTTTTATAAAAGTAGCTTTTAAGGCCTCCGTTTTCACATTTTGTTTCAAACAGGTGGGGCTACCCATAGAACTTTAACGAAcgcataaaaacataaaagttttTGTGTCTGCGTATTAAGTATCGTGGGAACCTTTTGAGAACGAAGTGTGTCTGAGGGAGTTGCACTCCCGATTGCCAAAGCTTGTGTAGAGAGTGGTAGTGTCAGAAATTAACCAGCTCAAGCCTCCCCGCATCCCCGACGCCTGCGGAAGTATCCTTAGGACCCCGCTTTATGTAGGAAAAAACCGGCATGGTGGTAGTCACTGGCTGGGAACAGCAAAGCTAGATATTGACCCCAAGCTCTGGCTTTGCTCCGAACGTAACACTAATCAAAGCACTAGGCTTTAAGGAGCATTCCAAGTCTCCCGGGTCATCTCTCCATTGAGAGTGACGGGATTTTTGATTTAGAAAGTAAAGAGAGTTTTCTGTGCGTGAAAAGGCTTGAGCGGTCAGTGTATGGGATGGACAGTTGGTTTGTACATAAAAGAATCACAATGTTGGAGAGTGTATTTGTCCCTTCTACCCCCGGGTATGGAATGGTCCAGGTTGAAGACAGTCCCAGGAGCTGTTACTGATGGTCCCCTCTCATTCTTATGAAGTGCTAGGGTCATCCGTGGCTGAGCGGCACTCCTGGCTCAGCTGCATTCATGGTGTCAATTGTGTGTATTTTCAGGTATCTGGGACCAGTTGCTCATCAGCTCTAAGCCCCAGCCCAGGAAGACCTCTACTGTTCAAACAGTTCGGATGCAGAGGAGCCCTTGTAAGTGCAGCCTTTCCACTCTAGGGGGCGCTCCCCCAGTTTAGGCCAATTAACTCACATTTGATGGGATCGGATGTCGTGGCTCATGTCAGACCACAGAGTCAGATACCGCAGTCTTGTATTGTGTAAATCCTTGTCTAAGGAGTAAAATTGCTCATCATAATCTGCctgaagatttttttcaaaatacatttttttcctttttgaaactgAAAGTACTGTTGCTGGCTGCGGTGCagtgggaaggctgaggcaggagaacggTAGCATGTTGGAGACCAGCTTGAACAGTAGTCAAGACTCATTGTTTGGAAAAGCGCTTACCGTTCACATGATCTGGAATATTAAATACGGTTCTGGGGAACACTATTGTTAACGGTTTTGCTTTGATGCAGCTTGTGTAGCCCCTGTGTAGCCTGTGTTACAGAAGTGTCCTCAGAACTGAAGCATTCCctcctaaaataaaatattttcttaaatgacATAAGGCTCTTAAGATagtaaaccgggcggtggtggagcacacctttaatcccagcctggtctggaactcagtctgtagaccaggctggtcttgaacttgagatcttggcctctgcctcctgagtgcagggattaaaggtgtgcaacaacACCGCCTGGCAGAATTCTCCGACTCAGGGTCTATGTTGctcaggttggccctgaactccctGTAAGCCTTACTGTAAGGATCAGGCGCTCTTAGATCCATTAGGTCATTCTGCCTGTTTTCTCAGTCCCTTGGTGGAATGCCAACTTTCTAGAATTTTATACTTTCAGGGTGGAAGAGAAACAGAACATTTGAATAACAATTGCTGAATCGTGTGGGCTTGTTGCTCTGGGAGTCCCAAAGAGGGGCTGGGACTGTGACTGGTGGGTAGAGCCTTTGGCCTGGCAAAAGCAAGGCcctggttcagtccccagccATCTGAGCTGACCCCTCTGACCCTCCCACACGAGGCAGCTCAGAAGCTGGGCCTGAGTTGTTGATGGGTTCATTGCCGCGCTCCTCCGCAGTGTTCACCAGGAGTTGTGGAGTCTGGACTTGACTAACATGGCTGCATTCTGTGTTTGCTCTCCAGTGTTAGACCAAGTGCAGGCGTTCCTCCCACAGCTGGCCCAGGCCAATGAAAAGCTTCGGAAGGAAATGGCGGTTGCTCCAGCGGATCGCTTCGATATTGAAAACACCGAGGGGACATCCGGGAACATCGTACAGATGGTAACTGCCCTGTTGACTCACATGATGGGATTAGTATACTTGCCACGAAATGGGGGAAGATAATGGGAAATTTTACTCTAAAgtaaaatgtggtttttaaattgTCGAACATTTCTCATAGGCTGTGCTGTCTCTGTTGCCCTGTTTCACGTGCTGTTCAGTGCCGGGCACAGCTGTTGACATCAACAAGAAAGCGGGACATTGTATGTTATGGCCACTAAAGCCTTTTTAAGGCAAGAGGCTATGCATTTGACTCGAAGTTCAGGGGGAGTGTTTTTTTCATGGTAGGAAGTTGTGCCTGGGGCTCTCTGGTGGCAAAAGCTTGCAGTAGGCTACAATTTTGTATTTcattcaatatttaaatttttccccTTTTCAGCCACTTTCTTGGGGGTATAAGAACCATTCTTAGTTCAGGAGCTGGATAGAACCAGGGAGCAGATGGGATCCAGCCTGCCGGGTATAATTTGCTGGTCCTCGCTCAGAAATGTAAATCTCATTAATGCAGGAGCTGTGGGGTGTTCTTGAGGGAATGGAGTTGGGTGTCCAGGCCTTACCTGAggcctaggttggcctcaaactgtcCTGTCAATCTCCCCATTGCTGGGGTTAGAGGTTGGGATTGTAGCTGTGTTACCATGGCCAATGTTCCTATCTCTTGTTAAGTCTGAGGTGTTTGATGGGATGCCTGATTCTAGCCTggcagttctcaatctgtgggcctCCACTTGCTTAAggtcatcagaaaacacagacacttACATTGTGACCCCTCCCcattataggtgattgtgagccaccatgtgattcctgggacttgaactcagaacctaTAAGCAGCCAGTTAcattaacctctgagtcatttttCTAGCCCCTACATTATGATTCTAACAATAGCataattacagttacgaagtagaaatgaaatagttttatggctgggggtcactatagcacgaggaactgtattaaaggtcacagcattaggaaggctgaggcccACTGCTCTAGTCCGTTCTTATTGAGAATGGTGTTGGGTGTGTACTAGGCAGGAGGGACTTTTTTTtccatgtgcattggtgtctccccggcatgtctgtatgagggtgtgaTATCccctggagttaaagacagttgtgagccagatggttgctgggaattgaacccaggtcctctgaaaaagcagtgcATTCAAGCGCTGCCAGGAGGAGCCTTTTTAAcaacataagtaaaataaacccttcaaACTGACCCTGACTTTGCTCTGATGTCTTCTGGCCACCGAAAGCGTTTACCTGCTGTTCGTGTTAAGCTCACAGCCCAACCCGTGCTCAAGAATCTATAATAAATATTAGTAAttccttctgcttttatttaagaattactattttttgtgtgcatgtcagtgtgtgtgtctgttaccAATGTGCGTGGCTGTGAGGGTCAGAAGAACTAGAAGAAAGGGTTAGATTTTCTGAAGCTTGGtaatgggtgctgggacctggactgggtcctctggaagatcatcAGTAAGCACCCTGATCACTGAGCCAACCCTGCCACTTTATTAGAAAATGTTACAGAACTGCCCTGAAGTAGAGTTCTCAACCTGACACTTTCTGCAGGATGTGGCCTTATTCGAGATGAATCGGTCAGATTCAAAGGAAGAGGACAGCTCAGAAGAGAGCTCCTCTGACAGCTCCGTGGACAGCTCAGAGTCCGAAGATGAAGACTGCACCCCCTCCGAAGTCACTGTGGACAACATAAAGCTTCCGAGTGCAGAAGGTGGCAGAGGCAAGATTGAAGTGCTAGACAGTCCGGCaagtaaaaagaagaagcagTGAGGTAGAGGGACGGAGAGAGGCAGGAACCACACCTGCGACCTGTGGGGAGGGCGGCCCCCAGGGTCCTGGGCTTCAAGGTCCCTATGGCGCCTTAACTGTCAAAAAGGAAAATTCACAAATTTGGGGGTGTTGTACATAGAAAGTGTTCAGACTGCAGGGAGGGTTGTGCCCTTGGAAACTGAGAAGGGAAATATGGAAGAAATCACTGGATTGGCTACATGCAGATATTTGCCCAAGTTGGTATGGTCTGAACTGTGAGGTCTGGGACTCATTGAAGCTCATTCATGCTAAAAGCAGGGTATTGGTTACAAAATTCCCACTTCCAAATTAGAGTTTGGTTTGTTCCTGTACCAAAGCAGGTTCCAGTTTGTTATATAGGAACCGGGTACTAGAGACCAGCCCAGGATAATGGCCCCCTGCCATTgaaggtgtttttattttattttattcacaaaaaCCAAAGCTGCCTTTTAAAGTTCTGTAATGGACAGCATGTGATTGACATCCTGTGAGGGTAGACTGACCTTTGCTCTTGCCGTGAAGAGGTTTAGTGTTTACAAATACCTGCTATATCACTGTGTATATGTTGGTGTATGAATTCATGTAAACATTGTCTTCAAACTGTAATGGTGCCGCAGCCTAAAGAATGACTCCAGTTCTCCTGTGACTTGGGTAGCTGTTCTGAACCAGTGGTACTGATTTATGAGGACTAGTGCCCGAGGTGAGAAGAGGAGGtaccccccctccccgccccaggCGACTTGAGTGTAGGACCAGGTCCTAGCTACCTGGAGGGCATAGCAACAGCTCTCACCTACCTAGGTGGCTTGACATTCTGTGTGCTGCTGACGCCTCCTCTGACCCTGGGTCTCTAGTTGGTCCTCTGGCAGCTGCTGCTCCTCCACAGTAAGGACAGGTTAGGGCATCAGCCCTGAACCcagtccccccccaccccccccagctCTTGGCGCTTTCATGCATCTTCTTCCTCTCTCGTCCCTGAGCCTTAGAGATACTATTTCCCCTGAGAACTGAGCCATTGGGCTGCTGTACCAAACCAGGAGATCCAGGCTGTCAGAAGGGCACACACTCCTGAGCCAGTGGTCAAAAGCATCCTGCACGACCAAGTATTGTGTCTTAATTGGGTTCTCTGTTATCCAGTGACTGCACACATCCTGACCACAGCTGTGTGGTGTTTTTCTATTTACCAGAATTTTAGACTGAAGAGACATCTGATGGGTGTAGTTCTGAGTTTGGTAATAAGCTTAGCCAGGGCTTTGCTTATATTGCCATCATAGGGCCCTTGCTTAGGGACTGGGTATTCCTGTGACAGATAATGGCTTCACACCTTGGTGAGTGCCAAGCTGCAGAGCCACAGCACAGGCGTAAAAGAGTAAAGCGTTCTTTTTTACCATGTGCAGGAGAACAGATTGTATAGTTTTCAAACTGGACATGCTCCCCAACAAACGCTGGACTCCGTATTTGGGAAGCTTGTGCATAATTACAAAGGGAAGGCGTGTTGGAGGCCGATCCATTTCCCTCTGCGTACTTGGTTACAGTTGtatctcagagaggaaaggtggCAGGAACATCCTTAGGGATCACCTATGTTGTAAAGACAGGTGGGGGGAAGGTTCTCTAGAACCCGGCGGTGGTCAGCGGCTGACCTGGGATAGCTAGGTTATAGGAGGTGACTGACCGCTCAGAGAGGGCCTAGGAGTGGCTCTAGGTGTGTCCCCTCGCATGGGAATAGAAAGCCCCACACATGGCTGCTGTTTGTTTACCTGGTGCCCTTTCGCAACTTAAAGGAGGCAGCCACTGTGCACCCACTGGATCAGGTCCAGTTTCATGATGCCCAGAAAGAAGCGTGTTCCGTGGCACACCTACCTGACTAGAGAGTCCGTCGTGTGTGCAGTTGTCGGTTTGCCGTCACCATGGTTTACAGTGGTTGCCGCCCGGTGCAAGAAGAGGCAGCCACAGCTGACTCCAGTGCACAAGTACTCAGAGGACAATTGTCTTAGCTTACTTTCTATTTCTATGGAGAGgcgccatgaccaaggcaacttgtaaaACCGAGACTTCAGTTGGTTTCTTcctgacagtttcagagggtgagtctgtGATCCTCGTGGGGGGGAGGGTGGCAGGCAGAGCTCCGTAGCAGCACATCTCTTACCCAAGCCGGAGGCAGAGAATGAGACTGGGCCTGGCTGAGcttttgaaatttgaaaagcgcacccctagtgacacaccttttCCAAGAAGCCCCACCTcctaatttttctctctttttttttttcgagacagggtttctctggttttggagcctgtcctggaactagatcttgtagaccaggctggtctcgaactcacagagatctgcctgtctctgcctcccgagtgctgggattaaaggcgtgcgccacaaccgccTGCAAAGGTCCACCATCTAGGACCTTTCTCTCTTGAACTGCCACAGTAATGGGGTATATGTTTTGTTTAGCAAAGCGGTGGCTGTCTCTGGATGTACGTTTGTGACCTAATGAGCATTCTAACGGGGAGGACATACAACTGGAAGATTGTTGACTGTACTTGTTGTGCTGATGGCACCACAGCTGAACCTGCTGTTACCTGTGTAATAAGCAGGTAATGGGGTTTTTGGGGTCCATAGCCAAATGAGGCTGTATGGCCTGAACAGCGCCCCCTGATGCTGACAGCTAACCACTGGGGATGCAGTGTATCCCCAGTCCCGGGTTGGTGTTCTAGTCTCCTGAAGGCATATCCTGTGTTGTTGTTAGCAATGGGTAGATAACCACTTCTCTCAGCTACACACCCAGGTCTAGTGTGGGAACCTCTGGGATCCATTTCCCTGGCAAGCAACAGCTAGGAAGGTAGACCACCCCTGCCATTGAAGTTTTTATTCAACAGCCTTGTGGTTGCTGGAAGCACCATTTATGTGCACGTGGTGTCTTTATTTAAATGTCGGCTGCCATTTATGCATTCGTGCCATTTCTGCAGTCTGATTCTGTGACACCTTAGAGACTTGGCAAAAGGTCCTCCAACATCCCCTGTTGGATATGCTGATTTTACTCTCAGTGCACCCTGCTGGACCCACCTGCTTCAGGATTTCCCTCTTTGGCCAGCGGTGGCTCCAGTATTGTGGATATTGGGCTTAACACCCCTGTCTGCCAGTGAAATGAAGCCCACTGAAAACTGTTGAGGAGGGGTAGGCCCCAGGGACCGGTTCTCGAAGGTAAACCTCAGGGCACTAGGACCACAGTCATTTAAACTGTCTGACAAGAGTCTTAAGTTCATGCAAAGCTTCGGAGGGAAAGGGGTTATGTTGGGAGTGGATGGGGCGTTGGGGTGCTGATGAGCAGGATGGattgtttacatgtatgaaattatcaaaaaatgaataaattacacTTCTTAAAAATTGTTCAAAGCATTTGCTGGCACATTCTTATAGTCCTAACCTTCAGGCAGGAGACTGAaaattggaggtcagcctgggttgcACACCAAGTCCCTGTCTGAAAACGGAAACAAACCCTGGGCCCCTTGTGTCCTAATGACGCCTCCCCATCAGGTTGTGCAGGGATGGGCAGCTGGAAACTGGTGAAGTGGGGGAAGGTAGACCCATTCCAGAGTGGTCCGTTGCTACAAGGGCTGTGGGACTTCTCAGTGACAGTCAGGTCAGTTATGTCTGTCAACAAACCCACAGGCTTTCAAGTATTAACATCGTTCTTGCTATATTTGAATAAATCTGTCCTCTACCTTCCCTACCCTCAGTACCCTGATCTTGTGTGGTTCTATCCTTCAAACTCCTTTCCGCTCCCTTGTCCTTTTGTCCCATCTGTCTGTCCTCACCACTGGTTATTACTGACTTTTAAGACCACACCGGTTTGCTTATGTCATATTTGAAGGGGCGTAAACGACCGGCAAATAGAATTAATCAGactagttttaatttaaaatattccgctttaataaggggaaaaaaagggcGGAGCTTACAAAGCCAGGGTTCTAGCAAAGAGCAGCAAACAAAGAGGTGGGGAGCACAcctgccagatttataggtaaatattGGCATAAGGGGTACCCGAcctacaaacaaggtgattggctggggcttcccctTCACACATTACAGGTTGGGATCTCTACATGAGGGAAAATAggaagattttcttcttttatgcccatttttttgcaaattttattttctttttattcaaaacTAAAGTGTGTtctgatgtgtgtatattatCACACTTTTGTTATCTGTTCACTGCTGATAGACAACTAGATTGGTTGTATGTCCTTGCTGCTTTGGAAGCAGAAACACCGATGTGCAAATGTCTGTTTCCTGTATATGGAGCCCTTTAGGTCTAGACCCAGGAGTGGTAGAGCTGGGTCGTGGTAGatctggttttaattttttgtaataCCTCCATGATTTCCATAATGGATGTGGCTAGACACGtgcacaggtttctctgtagctctgactatcctggaactctgtagactaggctggtctggaactcagatccaccagcctctgcctcctaggtggtgggattaaaggtgtgcatcaccactgcccacttgaacattttacaaaaaaataCTTGGGGGATATGTGTTTCTGCTTTAGAGAACTCATTGTATTAGACCATTCGTTTGTcagaattgcttttaatttgtcttaGTTGTTTGTAAGTTCTAGATATTAGCCTTCTGAGTATACTTGgtaaagattttctcccattttgtgGGCTGTTGATGTCTTTtgatataaagaaaatttagtttCATGTAGTTCCTGCTGTTTGTTATCAAggctgttttttgtgtttctggaATAATGTTTAGAAAGTTCTTCCATACactaaacatcttttttttttaagatttatttatttatacagtattccttccatgtgtgtccGCATGCCAGAgaggggcgccaggtctcattgtagacggctgtgagccaccatgtggttgctgggaattgaactcaggacctctggaagagcagtcagtgctcttaaccactgagctatctctccagcccctacactaAACATCTTAAAGAGATGTGTTTTCCTGGAGCAGCCTCAGGTTTTAAATGAAGGTCTTCGGTCTGCTGTGCATTGCTTTCCTAATTACTTCTGGGCTCAGGGTCCTTCACTGTAGCTGAGGCTTATCTCGAGTCAGCTGtggactgggctggccttgatctcacacgCACTCTTggctttctaagtgctgggaataaaggcacgCGTCACTGTGCCGAGCCCTGGGTGAAAGATGGGGGTGAAATGATCAGACGTGGGTGAGAAGAAAACACGGGATGCGAAcaaaacccacttaggagtttattaggaGGGAACATGCACACGCCTGGGAAACGGTGTACAGAGAGAGTAAAGGTGGC
This window harbors:
- the Nopchap1 gene encoding NOP protein chaperone 1 is translated as MELHGERVSAPAASSSSGDRSQVTVSRELLTAGSSGSRGIWDQLLISSKPQPRKTSTVQTVRMQRSPLLDQVQAFLPQLAQANEKLRKEMAVAPADRFDIENTEGTSGNIVQMDVALFEMNRSDSKEEDSSEESSSDSSVDSSESEDEDCTPSEVTVDNIKLPSAEGGRGKIEVLDSPASKKKKQ